Proteins encoded within one genomic window of Paracoccus liaowanqingii:
- a CDS encoding amidase family protein, with protein sequence MSALATKIDTAIARVMAMPEGQLRAIFVAFDPNRIRAEAQRQQSRHDSGEDLPLLGTLISVKDLFDEAGQITSAGSLLLADRAPATADAVAVARLRAAGAVMFGRTSMSEFAYSGVGLNPHHGTPSSALAHGVIPGGSSSGGAVGVALRLTDAAIGTDTGGSLRIPAAANGIWGMKPSQGLIPDAGVHPLAPSYDTPGPMACDHATLHRVLVTMAGSPLPAPAERSLTLAVPHGGFTNDLSPEIAAWFDAEQTRLRAMGHRLSPVDATRIGAAVGLNRIIVAVEAHEIYAGDLKRLADLGDPRVLSRIRFAETLSKNQIDDAYAGRAEISAHFEDQMAGHDAMLAPTLQMMPPRIDEVEADFDRLNAAMLRNTSLVNLVDGCAISFPSAWSGKPWALAMLVGTKGADAAVLSGAGCLAV encoded by the coding sequence ATGAGCGCGCTTGCTACCAAGATTGACACCGCTATCGCGCGCGTCATGGCGATGCCCGAAGGACAGCTTCGCGCCATCTTCGTGGCTTTCGACCCCAACCGCATCCGCGCCGAGGCGCAGCGCCAGCAATCGCGTCATGATTCGGGGGAGGATCTGCCCCTGCTGGGTACGCTGATCTCGGTCAAAGACCTGTTCGACGAGGCTGGCCAGATTACCAGCGCCGGGTCCCTGCTGCTGGCGGATCGTGCGCCTGCCACTGCCGATGCAGTTGCCGTCGCGCGACTGCGCGCGGCGGGCGCGGTCATGTTCGGGCGCACCTCCATGTCGGAGTTCGCCTATTCCGGGGTGGGACTGAACCCCCATCATGGCACCCCCTCCAGCGCGCTGGCTCATGGCGTGATCCCCGGCGGTTCGTCCTCTGGTGGCGCAGTGGGGGTAGCGCTTAGGCTGACCGATGCCGCCATCGGCACCGATACCGGCGGCTCCCTGCGCATCCCGGCGGCGGCCAATGGCATCTGGGGGATGAAGCCCAGTCAGGGCCTGATACCGGACGCCGGCGTTCATCCGCTGGCACCCAGCTATGACACGCCCGGCCCGATGGCGTGCGATCACGCCACCCTGCACCGAGTGCTGGTGACGATGGCCGGTTCACCCCTGCCCGCCCCAGCTGAACGGTCGTTGACATTGGCAGTGCCTCATGGCGGCTTTACCAACGACCTTTCCCCGGAGATTGCCGCGTGGTTCGATGCAGAGCAGACCCGTCTCCGGGCCATGGGACACCGCCTGTCGCCCGTCGATGCTACCAGGATCGGCGCTGCTGTCGGCCTGAACCGCATCATCGTCGCGGTCGAGGCGCACGAGATCTATGCCGGGGATCTAAAGCGGCTGGCGGACTTGGGCGATCCTCGCGTGCTGTCGCGCATCCGCTTTGCAGAAACGCTTTCTAAAAACCAGATCGACGACGCCTATGCCGGGCGGGCGGAGATTTCAGCGCATTTTGAGGACCAGATGGCGGGCCATGACGCAATGCTGGCGCCGACACTGCAGATGATGCCGCCTCGCATCGACGAGGTCGAGGCCGACTTTGACCGCCTAAACGCGGCCATGCTGCGCAATACTTCGCTGGTCAACTTGGTGGATGGCTGCGCAATCAGCTTTCCATCGGCCTGGAGCGGAAAGCCATGGGCGCTGGCAATGCTCGTAGGGACAAAGGGCGCGGATGCAGCTGTTCTGTCCGGTGCCGGGTGCTTAGCCGTGTGA
- a CDS encoding DUF2848 domain-containing protein → MRFTCNGQWLDLELSHLVVAGWTGRDQAAIQHHIDELAAIGVTPPSTTPLFYRAASALLTQSPRIEVVGTGSSGEVEPLVVQAGGRQWLGLGSDHTDRTLEAHSVALSKQICAKPCAAQLWDWDSVADRLDQIVLESWIDEDGSWVPYQQGSLSAIRPLGDLITAAGLDSLARDGAVAMMCGTFGAKGGVRPASRFRMAMSDPTTGRSISHEYATVTLAEVA, encoded by the coding sequence ATGCGCTTTACCTGCAATGGCCAATGGCTGGATCTCGAACTGTCCCACCTCGTTGTCGCCGGATGGACCGGCCGCGATCAAGCCGCGATCCAGCACCATATCGACGAGCTGGCTGCGATCGGGGTCACACCCCCCTCGACCACACCGCTGTTTTATCGCGCCGCAAGCGCGTTGCTGACTCAATCGCCTCGGATCGAGGTGGTGGGCACCGGCAGTTCAGGTGAGGTCGAGCCACTTGTGGTGCAGGCGGGTGGCCGGCAGTGGCTAGGCCTTGGATCCGATCACACCGACCGCACCTTGGAGGCGCATTCTGTGGCCCTGTCCAAGCAGATTTGCGCCAAGCCCTGCGCGGCCCAGTTGTGGGACTGGGACAGTGTCGCCGACCGTCTGGACCAGATCGTTCTGGAAAGCTGGATCGACGAGGATGGGTCTTGGGTGCCGTATCAGCAAGGCAGCCTCTCCGCTATACGGCCTCTGGGCGATCTAATCACGGCGGCTGGACTGGATAGTCTGGCAAGAGACGGCGCCGTGGCGATGATGTGCGGCACCTTTGGTGCCAAAGGCGGCGTGCGCCCGGCCAGCCGGTTCCGCATGGCAATGTCCGACCCCACCACCGGTCGCAGCATCAGCCATGAATATGCCACTGTGACCCTCGCTGAGGTCGCATGA
- a CDS encoding TRAP transporter large permease — translation MIWSVAISLLGLMALSIPVGIVLFLLGVGVSEFYSAFPLLRGMGQMVWSSSASSTLIAIPLFVLLGEILVRGGVAERTYAALDKWLSWLPGGLVHANIATATMFSATSGSSVATAATVATVAMPQAERLNYDPRLFSGAIAAGGTLGIMIPPSINLIVYGFLTETSIPQLFLAGLIPGLLLALGFIVITAAICIVRPALGGPSRSFQWSERVRSLGQLLPIIVLFGVVIGSIYAGWATPTESAAIGVAMAAVIAAFGDGLTLRSIGEALEGTIRISAMIMLVIVGAYFLNFAMTSAGLGRQLSALIGGSGLSPFGTLMLVIALYVVLGFFIETLALMVATIPIVVPIMAGLGYDKVWFGILMIVLVEMALITPPVGLNLFVVQGARKSGSINDVIMGVIPYVLVMALMVAALIAVPGLALWLPSAF, via the coding sequence GTGATCTGGTCCGTCGCAATCTCATTGCTGGGGCTGATGGCCCTGTCGATCCCCGTGGGGATCGTGCTGTTCCTTCTAGGCGTCGGGGTCAGCGAATTCTATTCTGCCTTTCCCCTGCTGCGCGGGATGGGGCAGATGGTCTGGTCGTCCTCGGCTTCCAGCACCCTGATCGCCATCCCGCTCTTCGTACTCTTGGGCGAAATTCTGGTCCGCGGCGGTGTGGCCGAACGCACTTATGCGGCGCTGGACAAATGGCTGTCCTGGCTGCCGGGCGGGCTGGTCCATGCCAATATCGCCACGGCCACGATGTTCTCCGCTACCTCAGGGTCATCCGTGGCGACCGCCGCGACGGTCGCCACGGTCGCCATGCCGCAGGCGGAGCGGCTGAATTACGATCCGCGCCTGTTTTCTGGGGCAATCGCCGCGGGCGGCACGTTGGGCATCATGATCCCGCCCTCGATCAATCTGATCGTCTATGGGTTTCTGACCGAAACTTCGATCCCGCAGCTGTTTCTTGCCGGGCTGATCCCGGGGCTGCTTCTGGCATTGGGCTTCATTGTCATTACCGCCGCCATCTGCATCGTACGCCCCGCGCTTGGCGGACCGTCGCGCAGCTTTCAATGGTCGGAACGCGTCCGCAGTCTGGGACAGCTGCTGCCTATCATCGTCCTCTTCGGCGTAGTCATCGGGTCCATCTATGCAGGCTGGGCCACACCCACGGAATCGGCCGCCATCGGGGTTGCCATGGCCGCCGTAATCGCTGCGTTCGGCGACGGGCTGACGCTGCGGTCAATAGGTGAGGCGCTGGAGGGAACGATCCGCATTTCCGCGATGATCATGCTGGTGATCGTGGGGGCGTATTTCCTGAACTTTGCAATGACTTCGGCAGGCCTCGGGCGGCAACTGTCTGCGCTGATCGGCGGGTCGGGCCTGTCTCCCTTTGGCACGTTGATGCTGGTGATCGCCCTCTATGTTGTACTGGGCTTCTTTATCGAGACCTTGGCCCTGATGGTCGCCACAATCCCCATTGTCGTACCCATCATGGCGGGGCTTGGCTATGACAAGGTCTGGTTCGGCATCCTGATGATCGTCCTGGTCGAAATGGCACTGATCACGCCCCCTGTCGGCTTGAATCTGTTCGTGGTTCAGGGCGCGCGCAAAAGCGGATCCATCAATGACGTCATCATGGGCGTCATTCCTTATGTTCTGGTCATGGCCCTGATGGTCGCCGCGCTGATTGCGGTGCCCGGACTGGCGCTGTGGCTGCCCTCTGCCTTCTGA
- a CDS encoding TRAP transporter small permease subunit, translating to MVDHLYGALRRANRAVALVLGLALVLTVLFILTDVILRGSGRASLGGSDEISGYVMAAVASWGLGCALIQRAHVRIDVIRLKLAETGRAAMDILAMIVTNAIVLLVAFQSWPVLARTLEQGSRANTPLETPLWIPQGIWFAGWLWFALTATALTLIALAYLVAGRREALDATIGIGSEVEL from the coding sequence ATGGTCGATCATCTTTATGGCGCGCTGCGGCGCGCCAATCGCGCCGTGGCGCTGGTGCTGGGTCTGGCGTTGGTGCTGACGGTGCTGTTCATCCTGACGGATGTGATCCTGCGCGGATCCGGCCGCGCCTCGCTTGGCGGCTCGGACGAGATATCGGGCTATGTCATGGCTGCCGTGGCCAGTTGGGGGCTGGGCTGCGCCCTGATCCAGCGCGCCCATGTGCGCATCGACGTGATCCGGCTGAAGCTCGCGGAAACCGGTCGGGCAGCGATGGACATCCTTGCGATGATTGTCACCAATGCAATCGTTCTGCTGGTCGCCTTTCAAAGCTGGCCGGTTCTGGCCCGCACGCTGGAACAGGGATCGCGCGCCAACACGCCGCTGGAAACGCCCTTATGGATTCCGCAGGGCATCTGGTTCGCCGGCTGGCTGTGGTTCGCCTTGACCGCCACCGCCCTGACGCTGATCGCACTGGCTTATCTCGTCGCCGGGCGCCGAGAGGCGCTCGACGCCACTATAGGCATCGGATCGGAGGTGGAACTGTGA
- a CDS encoding TRAP transporter substrate-binding protein: protein MKTTLALLMTGTLLSTPALAEELAVVGSWSNLPLYQDFETPFWTEGLSDLTGGALTAQLTSFDQMGIAGADVYRMLGDGVFDVGATVADYTVGDAPELEGLDVPLVASDAAAALAMVQAARPMVEDIMRERFSAQVLGIAPYPPQMVFCRGEVTSLDDLAGKKVRGSGRMTTMFLEALGAEGINIAFSEVPGSLERGVIDCAVTGAGSGFSAGWWEVSDHLLTLPLGGWDPVVIAMNADRFDGLSEDNRTALLSAVAEGLEAPAWEAAQGGLDNDLACLTGSDACEGGSSASMTVIEASEDDTARARQILTDEVLPDWAERAGGDWATRWNETVGQTVGLTIAE from the coding sequence ATGAAAACCACCCTTGCACTGCTGATGACCGGAACGCTGCTGTCCACCCCCGCCCTGGCCGAGGAACTGGCCGTCGTGGGCAGCTGGTCGAACCTTCCGCTCTATCAGGATTTCGAAACGCCCTTCTGGACCGAGGGCCTATCCGATCTGACCGGCGGCGCGCTGACCGCGCAGTTGACCAGTTTTGACCAGATGGGCATCGCGGGCGCCGATGTGTACCGGATGCTGGGCGACGGCGTCTTCGATGTAGGCGCGACGGTGGCCGATTATACAGTTGGCGATGCACCCGAACTGGAAGGTCTGGATGTGCCGCTGGTGGCCAGCGATGCAGCAGCCGCACTGGCAATGGTTCAGGCAGCCCGACCGATGGTTGAAGATATCATGCGCGAACGGTTCAGCGCTCAGGTGCTGGGCATCGCCCCCTATCCGCCACAGATGGTGTTCTGCCGGGGCGAAGTCACTTCGCTGGACGATTTGGCAGGCAAAAAGGTGCGAGGATCAGGCCGCATGACGACGATGTTCCTCGAAGCGCTTGGTGCCGAAGGCATCAACATCGCATTTTCCGAGGTGCCCGGTTCCCTGGAACGTGGCGTGATCGACTGTGCGGTGACTGGCGCCGGTTCGGGCTTCTCTGCTGGCTGGTGGGAGGTTTCTGACCATCTGTTGACGTTGCCACTTGGCGGATGGGATCCCGTGGTCATCGCGATGAATGCAGACCGCTTCGACGGTCTGTCCGAGGACAACCGCACTGCGCTGTTGTCGGCCGTGGCCGAAGGGCTGGAGGCCCCGGCATGGGAGGCTGCTCAGGGCGGCCTGGACAACGATCTCGCCTGCCTGACCGGCAGCGATGCCTGCGAGGGGGGCAGCAGCGCCTCGATGACCGTGATCGAGGCCAGCGAAGACGACACCGCCCGTGCTCGCCAGATCCTGACCGACGAGGTTCTGCCGGACTGGGCCGAGCGTGCGGGCGGTGACTGGGCCACGCGCTGGAACGAGACGGTCGGCCAGACGGTCGGCCTGACCATCGCCGAATAG
- a CDS encoding putative hydro-lyase: MTSPVLSSLHQLACATPRQVRETIRRGAFEGPTAGLGGDALQGNLVILPADEAADFLRYCQQNPRPCPLLAVGAPGDPTLPTLGRDIDLRYDLPRYHLWRDGMLVADPTDIADLWRDDLIGFVIGCSFSFEDALSRAGIPVRHQAAGRNVPMYRTNLETRAAGRFGGPLVVSLRAMPAADAIEAVRICDGFPLAHGMPVHLGDPALIGIADIHTPDYGDPPVIRSGDIPVFWACGVTPQAAIAAARPAFAITHAPGHMLVTDIPAAQAGRTLTGVFPPDLDRAEPTAPI; this comes from the coding sequence ATGACGTCCCCTGTTCTTTCAAGCCTACATCAGCTGGCGTGTGCTACGCCTCGCCAAGTGCGCGAGACAATCCGCCGGGGGGCCTTCGAAGGCCCGACTGCAGGTCTGGGCGGAGATGCCTTGCAGGGCAACCTGGTCATCCTGCCCGCCGACGAGGCGGCTGATTTCTTACGTTATTGCCAGCAGAACCCGCGCCCCTGCCCGCTGCTGGCGGTGGGCGCCCCCGGCGATCCAACCTTGCCGACCTTGGGGCGCGATATCGACTTGCGCTACGATCTGCCCCGGTATCACCTCTGGCGCGACGGGATGCTGGTAGCCGATCCCACCGACATCGCCGATCTGTGGCGGGATGACCTGATTGGCTTTGTCATCGGCTGTTCCTTCAGCTTCGAAGATGCGCTGTCCCGTGCGGGCATTCCCGTGCGCCATCAGGCGGCGGGGCGAAACGTGCCGATGTATCGCACCAATCTTGAAACCCGGGCCGCCGGTCGCTTTGGTGGGCCGCTGGTGGTTAGCCTCCGCGCCATGCCCGCCGCTGATGCGATCGAAGCTGTGCGCATCTGCGACGGCTTTCCACTAGCCCATGGCATGCCCGTTCACCTGGGGGATCCAGCCTTGATTGGCATCGCTGATATCCATACCCCCGACTATGGCGATCCCCCCGTCATCCGGTCCGGCGACATCCCGGTGTTCTGGGCCTGCGGCGTGACCCCTCAGGCGGCGATCGCGGCGGCACGCCCCGCCTTTGCCATCACTCATGCACCGGGCCACATGCTGGTCACGGACATTCCTGCGGCCCAGGCCGGTCGTACTCTGACCGGCGTCTTTCCACCTGACTTGGACCGTGCTGAGCCGACCGCGCCAATCTGA
- a CDS encoding LysR family transcriptional regulator, whose protein sequence is MSKEKDRLDRQAVSPSHRAMFGFRDIEIIRAIVRYGGFRAASDDLGLAQSAISRRVRHLEDRMKIAIFERDGRGVRLTAAGRRLCDEAEVLVAQRDRILEELTQNVMAGVVRLGVAETMTHTVLPRMLTDLRARHPLLRFEISIDTSDQMGAVLAQDGLDVVIMLRDQAPRGINLTPLPPVTLGWFGVPAHFTLPSPAGIDDLAALPIVSFPKSSLPHRRVVQLLSPGRRKVAAVHGSASLATALHLVSQGFGIGTIPHEIVRSWPHAGLKEICVTPEARLPDLDFAICYSAKRNEKIGREVTRAALAAADD, encoded by the coding sequence ATGAGCAAGGAGAAAGATCGGCTTGACCGCCAGGCGGTGTCCCCGTCTCATCGTGCGATGTTCGGCTTTCGTGATATAGAAATTATCCGTGCCATCGTGCGGTATGGCGGCTTCCGGGCTGCGTCTGACGATTTGGGTCTTGCACAATCGGCGATTTCGCGGCGGGTGCGTCATCTTGAGGACAGGATGAAGATCGCCATCTTTGAACGTGACGGACGTGGAGTACGCCTTACAGCCGCCGGCCGGCGCCTCTGCGACGAAGCCGAGGTGCTGGTAGCGCAACGTGACCGCATCTTGGAAGAGCTGACACAGAACGTCATGGCCGGGGTCGTGCGCCTTGGCGTGGCCGAAACGATGACCCATACCGTCTTGCCGCGCATGCTGACCGATCTGCGCGCCCGACATCCCTTGCTGCGGTTCGAGATTTCGATAGATACTTCGGACCAAATGGGTGCTGTGCTGGCACAAGACGGGCTTGACGTCGTAATTATGCTGCGCGATCAGGCGCCGCGCGGCATTAACCTGACACCCCTGCCGCCGGTGACGCTTGGTTGGTTCGGTGTTCCTGCGCATTTCACCCTGCCGAGCCCGGCTGGCATCGACGATCTGGCCGCTCTACCCATCGTGTCATTTCCCAAATCAAGCCTGCCGCATCGACGGGTCGTGCAGCTTCTTTCGCCAGGACGGCGGAAAGTGGCGGCGGTGCATGGCTCAGCCTCGCTGGCCACAGCCCTGCATCTGGTTAGCCAAGGCTTTGGGATCGGCACCATCCCCCATGAAATCGTGCGGTCCTGGCCGCATGCCGGGCTAAAGGAGATCTGCGTGACCCCCGAGGCGCGCCTGCCCGATCTGGATTTCGCAATCTGCTATTCTGCGAAGCGCAATGAGAAAATCGGCCGCGAGGTCACCCGTGCCGCCCTCGCGGCAGCAGATGACTGA
- a CDS encoding response regulator transcription factor has product MSSLGETVRRKVALVVDDDPASLMLVSDALEAVGITVMTARDGATALRFVERLAPDVILLDAVMPGLDGFETCRRLKAPPLEIEAPVIFMTGLSASEHLLEGLSAGGVDYVTKPLQLDALIARIGVHLVNAGKLLAAQQALDATDTAVVSFHPDGRVAWTSARARQFLNQGATLVQNGRAEGEFAHWLAALARVPLSEAGDHRDGDIIVSYLGTSPTREVLLSLSRRDTRPPGPVLAERFNLTEREGDVLFWLTQGKTSADIGVILGLSWRTVNKHLEQVFQKMGVDNRTSAAVMADRALSLQ; this is encoded by the coding sequence ATGTCATCCTTGGGTGAGACCGTCCGCCGCAAGGTCGCCTTGGTGGTGGACGACGACCCCGCATCGCTGATGCTGGTATCGGACGCGTTGGAGGCGGTCGGCATCACTGTCATGACCGCACGGGACGGGGCAACCGCGCTGCGCTTTGTCGAACGGCTGGCACCGGACGTGATCCTTCTCGACGCGGTCATGCCGGGACTAGACGGGTTCGAAACGTGCCGCAGATTGAAGGCGCCGCCCCTTGAGATAGAGGCGCCCGTCATCTTCATGACCGGTCTGTCGGCTAGTGAGCATCTGCTGGAGGGACTGAGTGCCGGCGGTGTCGATTACGTCACCAAACCCTTGCAGCTCGACGCTCTTATCGCCCGCATCGGCGTACATCTGGTGAATGCGGGCAAATTGTTGGCGGCGCAGCAGGCGTTGGATGCGACAGACACGGCCGTGGTGTCGTTTCATCCCGACGGGCGCGTCGCATGGACATCGGCGCGGGCACGGCAGTTTTTGAACCAGGGAGCGACGCTTGTCCAGAATGGCCGGGCGGAGGGGGAGTTCGCCCACTGGCTGGCGGCATTGGCTCGCGTACCGTTGTCGGAGGCGGGCGATCACCGAGATGGCGATATCATTGTTTCCTATTTAGGAACCAGCCCCACCCGCGAGGTCCTTTTATCCCTATCACGCCGCGACACCCGGCCCCCTGGCCCGGTGCTGGCCGAACGTTTTAACCTCACCGAGCGCGAGGGTGATGTCCTGTTTTGGCTGACGCAGGGCAAGACCAGCGCAGATATAGGCGTGATCCTTGGCCTCAGTTGGCGAACAGTGAATAAACACCTCGAGCAGGTCTTTCAGAAGATGGGAGTGGATAACCGCACCTCCGCCGCAGTCATGGCGGACAGGGCTTTGTCATTGCAGTGA